Within Deinococcus actinosclerus, the genomic segment ATCTCGCAGGAAATCTGGTCGGACGTGCTGGGGTACGTCCGCAAGAACATTACAGAGGTCGAGTACCACACCTGGTTCGCGCCGGTGAAGAACCTGGGCGTGCAGGACGGCTCGCTGGTGCTGGGCGTGCGCAACTCCTTCGCGCAGGAGTGGTTCCGCAAGAACTACCTCAAACTCCTGGAGGACGCGCTGCGTAGCCTGGGCGCGCAGAACCCGCAGGTGAGTTTCCAGGTGCTGCCCGCCGCGCAGGACGCGCTGCTGCTGCCCAGCGACCCGCCCCCGCCGCCCAGCGTGCCTGCGCCGCGCGCCCCGGCGCCCACCTTCACGGAGAACCGCAAGGTGCTGAACCCGAAGTACACCTTCGAGAACTTCGTGGTGGGCCCGAACAACAACCTCGCGCACGCGGCGGCCCTGGCGGTCGCGGAGTCCCCCGGCAAGGCGTACAACCCGCTGTTCATCTACGGGGACGTGGGCCTGGGGAAAACCCACCTGATGCACGCCGTCGGGCACTACATGCTCGAGCGATTCCCAGGGAAGCGGGTGGAGTACGTGTCGACCGAGTCGTTCACGAACGACCTGATCAACGCGATCCGCGACGACAAGATGACTCAGTTCCGCAACCGCTACCGCAGCGTGGACCTGCTGCTGGTAGACGATATCCAGTTCCTGGCGGGCAAGGAGCGCACGCAGGAGGAGTTCTTCCACACCTTCAACGCGCTGTACGAGAACCACAAGCAGATCATCCTGAGTTCCGACCGGCCGCCGAAGGATATCCAGACGCTGGAGGGCCGCCTGCGCAGCCGCTTCGAGTGGGGCCTGATCACGGACATCCAGTCGCCGGAGTACGAGACGCGCGTGGCGATCCTGAAGATGAACGCGGAGCACAACCGCATCGACATCCCGCAGGAGGTGCTGGAACTCATCGCGCGGCAGGTGACGAGCAACATCCGCGAGCTCGAGGGCGCGCTGATGCGGGTGGTGGCGTTCTCCAGCCTGAACAACGTCCCCTTTTCACGGGCGGTGGCGGCCAAGGCGCTGAGCAACGTGTTCGCGCCGCAGGAAGTGAAGGTGGAGATGATGGACGTGCTGCGGCAGGTGGCCGCGCAGTTCAACATGCCACCCGACGTGATCCGCGGCTCAGGGCGCGTGCGTGACGTGGTCCAGGCGCGGCAGGTGGCGCAGTACCTGATCCGTGAGCTGACCGATCATTCCCTGCCGGAGATCGGGCAGTTCTTCGGGCGGGATCACTCGACGGTCATGCACGCGATCAGCAAGGTCTCGGAACAGATGGGCAAGGACAGTGAACTGACGGCGGCGGTCGACCTGCTGCGCCGCCGGATGAAGGGTCAGGACGACGAGGATTCCGATGCGTAATTCGGCCAACTCGGTCTCCTTGGATCAGAATAAGTTCCATTTTACGTTCCAAACACCTGTGCTGCATTTCACGAGCTGTGGAAAACCCTGTGGAAAAGCTGTGGATAACCAGGGGTTTTCCTGTGGAAAAGTCTGTGGATAATCCAACGCCCTGAGAGGCTGTGGATAAGTCCCGAAGTTATCCACAGGTTATCCACAGGAAAGTGCCAGTTATCCACAATTTTGTCCACAGCGCAGATGTGCGCCCAGCGCGGCCCCAGGCCACTTATCCACAGTTTCCACAGGCCCTATTACTACTACTACTATCTTTTTTAAGTTTAAAAACAGATAAAAGATAGGGACCAGACAGAGAGGCACGCATGAACGTACACGTCACCAAGAAAATCCTCAGCGAAGGCCTGGGCCTTCTGGAACGCGTCATCCCCAGCCGCAGCAGCAACCCGCTGCTCACCGCCCTGAAGGTCGAGGCCAGCGAGGCCGGCCTGACTCTGTCCGGCACCAACCTCGAGATCGACCTGTCGTGCTTCGTCCCGGCCGAGGTCAAGGATCCCCGCAACTTCGTGGTGCCCGCCCACCTGTTCGCGCAGATCGTGCGCAACCTGGGCGGCGAACTGGTCGAACTGGAACTCAGTGGCTCGGAACTCTCGGTGCGGGCCGGCGGATCGGACTTCAAACTCCAGACCGGCGACATCGACGCCTACCCTCCGCTGAGCTTCCCCGCGCAGGCCGACGTGAGCCTCGACGCGACCGAACTGGCCCGCGCGCTCTCCAGCGTCCGCTACGCCGCCAGTAACGAGGCCTTCCAGGCGGTGTTCCGCGGCATCAAGCTCGAGCACCGGCCTGAGGGCGCACGCGTGGTGGCCTCCGACGGCTACCGCGTGGCGATCCGGGATTTCCCGGCCAGCGGGGACGGGCGCAACCTGATCATCCCGGCGCGCAGCGTGGACGAACTGATCCGCGTGCTCAAGGACGGCGAGGCCCGCTTCACGTATGGCGACGGGCAACTGAGTGTCACGACCGACCGCGTGCACATGAACCTGAAGTTGCTGGACGGGGACTTCCCCGACTACGAGCGCGTGATCCCCAAGGAGATCCGCCTGCAGGTCACGCTGCCTGCGACGGCCCTGAAGGAGGCCGTGAACCGCGTGGCGGTGCTGGCCGACAAGAACGCGAACAACCGCGTGGAATTCCTGGTCTCGGAGGGCAAGCTGCGGCTGGCGGCCGAGGGTGACTACGGCCGCGCGCAGGACACGCTGGATGTGGTGCAGGGCGGCAGCGAGCCCGCCATGAGCCTCGCCTTCAACGCCCGGCACGTGCTGGACGCCCTGGGCCCGATCGACGGCGACGCGGAACTGCTGTTCTCGGGCTCGACCAGTCCGGCGATCTTCCGCGCGGCGGGTGGCGGCGGGTACATGGCCGTGATGGTGACCCTGCGCGTCTGAGGCGGCGGGCCGGTGGGGCACGCCGCTTCACCTGTCTGCACCGGAAGTTGAACCGGGTGCATCTTTCTGCGGGGGCACCCGCTTATAGTGTCTGAAGTACACCTACTCGCCTGTGGGCGACAGGGCCGTGATCCGGGAGGAAACAGGGATGAAGATTCAGAAAGTGATTGCCCGTGAAGTGCTGGATTCGCGCGGGAACCCCACCGTGGAAGCCGAAGTTCACCTCGACAGTGGCCTGCAGGGCCGCGCGATCGTCCCCTCGGGCGCCAGCACCGGCACCCACGAGGCCCTGGAACTCCGCGACGGCGGCAGCCGCTACCTCGGCAAGGGCGTGCAGCAGGCCGTCAAGAACGTCAACGAGGCCCTCGGCCCCGCTGTGGTCGGCCTGGACGCCAGCGAGCAGGCCGCCATCGACGCCGCGCTGATGGCCACCGACGGCACCCCCAACAAGGGCAACCTGGGTGGCAACGCCATCCTGGCCGTCAGCCTCGCCGCAGCCCGCGCCGCCGCCGCCGAACTGAACATCCCGCTGTACCGCTACCTGGGCGGCAGCAACGCCAAGACCCTCCCGGTCCCGATGATGAACGTCATCAACGGCGGCGCGCACGCCGACAACTCCGTGGACTTCCAGGAATTCATGGTCATGCCCGTCGGCGCGCCCAGCTTCCGCGAGGCGCTGCGCTACGGCGCCGAGACCTTCCACAGCCTCAAGAAGGTCCTGTCGAAGAAGGGCTACAACACCAACGTCGGTGACGAGGGCGGCTTCGCCCCGGACCTCAAGAGCAACGAGGAGGCGCTGGACGTGCTTCTCGAAGCCATCGAGAAGGCCGGGTACGAGCCCGGCAAGGACATCGCCATCGCGCTGGACCCCGCCGTGACCGAGCTGTTCAAGAACGGGAAGTACCACCTCGAGTCCGAGGGCCGCGTCCTCTCGACCGCCGAGATGGTGGACTTCTGGGCCGACTGGGCCAGCCGCTACCCCATCGTGAGCATCGAGGACGGCCTCGCCGAGGACGACTGGGACGGCTGGGCGCAGCTGACCGCCAAGATCGGCGACCGCGTGCAGCTGGTCGGCGACGACCTGTTCGTCACCAACCCCGAGCGTCTGCAGCGCGGCATCGACAGCAAGGTCGGCAACGCGATCCTAGTGAAGGTCAACCAGATCGGCAGCCTGACCGAGTCCATGGACGCCATCGAACTGGCCAAGCGGCACCACTACGGCACGATCATCAGTCACCGCAGCGGCGAGTCCGAGGACGCGTTCATCGCGGATCTGGCAGTCGCCACGAACGCCGGGCAGATCAAGACCGGCTCGGCCAGCCGCTCGGACCGCATCGCGAAGTACAACCAGCTGCTGCGCATCGAAGACAGCCTCGGTGACCGCGCGGTGTTCCCGGGCCGCAAGGCGCTGCGTTAACCACGGCAGGCGGGCGGCGGGGGTGACCCTGACCGCCCGCCGCCTTCCCGCGCTTGGAAAGGATTCCAGATGAAACAGATTGACCGCGCCACCAAGATCGTTGCCACCGTCGGGCCCGCCAGCCGCACCCCGGACGTGCTGGGCCGCATGATTGACGCCGGACTGAACGTCGTCCGCATGAACTTCAGCCACGGTGATCCCGAGGACCACCGCCAGACCGTGCAGATGGTGCGCGAACTGGCCGCCCAGAAGGGCGTCACCATCGGCATCCTGCAGGACCTCCAGGGGCCGAAGATCCGCGTCGCCCGCTTCAAGGACGGCAGCGTGACCCTCGCCCCCGGCGACAAGTTCACCATCACCATGGACGACGTCGAGGGTGACGAGACCCGCGTGGGCACCACCTACAAGGACCTCGTGCGCGACGTGCACCCCGGCATGGCCCTGCTGCTCGACGACGGCAACATGGCCCTGCGCGTCGAGGGTGTGCGCGGCAACGACGTGCTGACCACCGTCGTGATCGGCGGCGTCCTGAAGAACAACAAGGGCATCAACGTGCCCGAGGCCGACCTGAGCGTCCCCGCACTGTCTGAGAAGGACGTGCAGGACATGGAGTTCGGCGCGGAACTGGGCGTGGACTGGGTGGCGCTGAGCTTCGTGCGCTCCCGCGACGACCTGCTGCTGGCCCGCCACTACATGTCCCGCTTCGGCAGCCGCGCCAAGCTGATGGCGAAGATCGAGAAGCCGCAGGCCGTGGACCGCTTCGAGGACATCTTGAAGGAAGTGGACGGCATCATGGTGGCGCGCGGCGACCTGGGCGTCGAGATGCGCCCCGAGCAGGTGCCGACCATCCAGAAGCGCATCATCCGCATGTGCCGCGAGGCGGGCAAGCCCGTGATCACGGCCACGCAGATGCTCGAAAGCATGATCAGCCTGCCGCGCCCCACCCGCGCCGAGGCGTCCGACGTGGCGAACGCCATCTACGACGGCACCGACGCCGTGATGCTCTCGGCGGAGTCGGCCGCCGGGATGTACCCGGTCGAGTCGGTCGCCATGATGGCCCGCATCGCCCGTGAGGCCGAGGGCAGCGAGCACTACAAGATGCTCCAGCGCTCCCTGGTGATCGACACGGAACTGGCACAGGACGCCATCGCGTCGGCGGCGTGCAGCATCGGCGAGAAGCTGGACTCCCCGGCGATCGTGACCTTCACGAGCACTGGAGGCGCGGCGGCCCGCATCGCCAAGAACCGGCCCCCGCTGGCGATCCTGGCCCTGACGCCCAACGAGCAGACCCGCAACCAGCTGGCGCTCTCCTGGGGCGTCGTGCCGGTGCTCAGCGAGGATCCCCGCAACACCGACGACATGGTCCGCATCGCCAACGACGAGCTGCGCCGCAGCAAGCTGGCCGACGTGGGCGACCGCTACGTGATCACGGCGGGCGTGCCCTTCGGCGTGCGCGGCACCACGAACATGCTGCGCGTCGAGCGCCTGCGCGAGGACCTGCTGCAACCCTGACCGCGCTGCACCCGGTCACCACCGCCAAAATTCAGGGATTCGTCAGATTTTTATCCACAGGGACGGGCTTTTTCCACACCGACCCTGTGGATAACTGCTGGGTTGTACACAGGCTTTTGCTGCGCCCAGCGGCCATCCACAGGTGGGGACAGTTGTCCACAGCGACCTGTGCATAACTTTCCCCGCCCATACAGACCTGAAGGTTCAATGAAGACCGGGCCCCTGCGGCCCTGGGAGGCCCGTGAAGGCCCCATGAAGCCGCCGGGTGGATCAGGAGCCCAGGACCAGCCGCGCGAACTTGTCCTTGCCCTTCTGGATGACCACGCCACCCTCTGCCGAGAGCTGCTCGCGGGTCAGGCTGGCCTGCGCGTCCGTCACGACCTCACCGTTCAGTTTCAGGCCGCGGTTCTGCATCAGCTTGCGGGCCGCGCCGTTGCTGGGTTCCAGACCCGCCAGCACCACCAGTTTCACCAGACTGATCCGTTCGGGATCGGCGCTGTTCGCCAGTTCCGCCGCTGCCACCGTCACGGCCGGGAGGTTCTCCGGGATGCCCCCCTTCGCCACGCTGCGGAAACGGGCCTCGGCGGCGTCCAGATCCGCGTCCGGGTGGAACCACGCCACCACCTCGCGCGCCAGCTCTCGGTGCGCGGCGACCGGGTGCCCGGCCAGCAGCTCCTCGATGCGGGGGCGGGGCAGGTCGGTCAGCAGCGTGAGGTAGTTGTCCAGCAGCGGATCGGGCACCTTCATGAGCTTGGCGAACATCTCGTGCGGCTCGTCGGTCAGGCCGATGTAGTTGTCCAGGCTCTTGGACATCTTCTCGGTGCCGTCCAGGCCGACCAGCAGCGGCAGGGTCATCACGACCTGCGACTCCTGCCCGTAATCGCGTTGCAGCGCGCGCCCCACGAGATTGTTGAACAGCTGATCGGTGCCGCCCAGCTCCACGTCGGCCTCCAGCGCCACGGAGTCGTAGCCCTGCGTCAGCGGGTAGAGCAGTTCGTGCACGGCGATGGGCACGCCGCCCTCGAAGCGCTTCTTGAAGTCGTCGCGTTCCATGATGCGCGCGACCGTGTAGCGGCTGGCGAGCCGGATCACGTCGGCGTACCCCATGGGTTCCAGCCACTCGCCGTTGAAGCGCACCTCCAGCACCTCGGGCTCCTGGCGCAGGATCAGGCGGCACTGCTCCAGGTAACTCTTGGCGTTCTCGCGGGTCTGCTCCAGCGTCAGCGGTGGGCGGGTCTTGCTCTTGCCACTGGGGTCGCCGATCATCGCGGTGAAGTCCCCGATCAGCATGATCACCTTGTGGCCCAGGTCCTGGAACTGGCGCATCTTGCGCAGGATCACGGCGTGCCCCAGGTGCAGGTCCGGGCGGGTCGGGTCAGCGCCCAGCTTCACGCGCAGCGGCTGGCCCTTGTCCAGTTTGCGGCGCAGGTCGTCCTCGGAGACCAGGTCCACGACGCCGCGCCGGAGCAGCTCGATCTGGTCGTCCACGGGCAGGTTCCATCGGATGGGGGCGGGTTCTTGCATCTTCACTCCATGGGGGAGCGGCGCATCAGGACTGTCCGGATGCGCCGCTCGGGGTTGGATTTCAGGCTGTGACTGACCCTTCCACCTAGCGGCGGGGGAAATACGCACGTCGGGTCAGGCGCCTCATACCGCTCAGGCTACCACGCGTGTCACGGCTGCGCGGGTGGGGGCGCGGAGGTCTGCGCGGCCGGGACGGTCACGCCGCCGGGCAGCGTGGTCTTCTGGTCGCGGGTCGCCCCCACCAGCATCGCGGAGGTGAGTCCGGTCACCGAGCTGAAATCCGCGCCGCTGAGATCCGCCTGCTGGAAGGTGGAGCCTGTCACGTCCGCACCCGTGAAATCCGCGCCGGTCAGCTTCGCGTTCCGGAACGTCACCGCTTTCAGGGTGGCGCCCCGGAACACCCCGCGCGTGAAATCCGAACCTTCGAACAGGCCGCCGCTCAGGTCGCTGCGCGAGAACACCAGCCCGCGGAAATCCGCATGGCTCAGCATCAGGTTCCGGGCGCTGATCCGGCCCATGTCGATGTTCTCCACGTCCCCACGGTACGCCAGGGCGGCAAAGACGGCGCGGGTCTCCTCGGCCGCCGGCTCCTCACTCACAGTCTGCGCGCGGCCCGCCTGAGTGACCGGGCTGTTCACGCGCATGTACGCGGCCAGCAGTCGGGTCGCCACCTCGCGCCGCTCCGGGCTGCTCTGCGCCACCTGACCCAGCAGCGCGATCCCGCCCACGCGGGTGGTGAGGTCGCTGCCGGCCAGCATTTCCACAGCGCTCTGGAAGCGGTTGGCGGCCTGCGTGTCCCGGTACTGCGCCTGGGACTGCAGGGCGCTGAACAGCGCGATCAGTACCGTGACCAGGGTCGCCAGGATCGGCACGACGTCCAGTACGGCCTTCAGTCGGCCGGTCCGCTCCTTCTCACGCTGCCGCTGGGTGCGTTCCTGCTCCTGCTCGGTGCGCTCCTGTTCAACGGCCAGCGCCGCGGCGCTCGGCCCCAGATCCGTTGACGGTGAGGGCATGGCCTGACAGTGTTTCACGGGGACGGGCGGCGCGGACAGAACCCTGGTGGGGGACGGTTGACGCCGCGCCTCCGGGCCTCTTCAGCTGAGGGTATGAGCTTCCCGCATCGGCAGCTCGGAATCGCTAGCATGCCCGCTGTGAAGACCATTCAGGAGTTGCGTGACACCTTTCCCCGGCCCGGCGCAGTCGAGTGGCTGGGGCTGCGCCCCGCGCGCCGCGCCCCCGTGCAGGCGGTCACGGTGGTCGAGGCGCACCCGCTGGTGGGACTCATCGGCGATCACGGGAAACTCGCGCCGCCGCGCCTGACGGCCCTGACCGGGGAGGCCGGGGAGGCCGGGCGCCCCGCGAACGCCCCGGCCGTTCCCGGTGGGCCCGGGCGGCGGCAGGTGACGCTCATCCAGGCCGAGCACCTGCCTGTGATCGCCGCGCTGGCCGGGCTGGATGAGGTGAGCCCGGCGCAGCTGCGCCGCAACATCGCCGTGCGCGGCATTCCGCTGCTGGCGCTGAAGGACCGGCGGTTCCAGATCGGCGAGGTGATCCTGGAGGGGACCGGCGAGTGCCACCCCTGCTCACGCATGGAGGAGACCCTGGGTGAGGGCGGGTACAACGCGGTGCGCGGGCACGGGGGCCTGACCGCCCGCGTGATCCGGGGCGGCGTGATCCGCCTGGGGGACGAGGTGCGCCCCCTCCCGGGCGCCGTGACCTGAAGGGCCCGCTATGCTGGGCGGCATGCCCAAACGTCCCGCCCCGCCCCTGAGCCGCACGCGGCGCGTCACGCTGGCGGGCGCGTTCGGGTTCACGCGCCTGATCGTGGAGCTGGGCGTGCTGAGTTCCTTCGCGTTCAGCCTCGCGCTGTTCGTCGCGGCCATCGCGCAGGCGTACGTGACGATCCGCGCGGCGCTGGGTGACCTGGGCGAGGCGCACACCACCAAGAGCCTGATCGTCGCGGCGGTCGAGCAGGCCGACACGCTGCTGGTGGGCGTGGCGCTGCTGATCATCTCGTTCGGCTTGCAGGCGCTGTTCGTGGGCCGCGTGCAGAACGTGCCCCGCTGGCTGCACATCGACTCCTTCGACGACCTGAAACAGAAACTGATCGGGATCGTGATCGTGGCGCTCAGCGTGAACTTCTTCAGCGTCGCGCTGGAATGGAAGGGCGGGTCCGACATCCTGGTGTACGGCGCGGCCATCGCCGCCGTGATTCTCGCGGTGGGCGCGTACTCCGTGATTCTCTCGCGCCTCGGGCACCGCCCGGACGCTCCTGAAGACCAGCATGCCGAACCTTGACGCGCGCCTCCAGGCGGCCCTGCACCTGATCCAGGCCGACATGCACGCCGACATCGGCAGTGACCACGCGCACCTCCCGATCAGGCTGGCCCAGCTGGGCCGCATCACGCGCGGCGTGATCGTCGAGGTGAACCCAGGCCCGCTGGAGCACGCCCGCGTGAACGTCGCCCGCGCGGGCCTCACGGACCGCCTGGAGGTCCGCGCCGGAAACGGCCTGGCCCCGCTGGCGCCCGGTGAAGTGCAGAGTGCCAGCATGACCGGTATGGGCGCGCAGACCATGCTGGGCATCCTGACCCGCACGCCAGGGCGCGTGCCGGACGCGCTGGTGCTGCAGCCGAACGACAGCCCGGAACCGCTGCGCCGCTGGGCGCAGGAACGCGGCTACCACGTCGCGGCGGAGGTCCTGGCCCCCGGCTTCTGGCGGTACCCGGTGCTGAGGCTGGAACGCCAGTCCGGCCCTGACCCGGCCTACGCAGGTCTGCCCGGGAACGCGGCCCTGCGCTACGGCCCTCTGCTGCTACGTGGGGGGAACGAGTTGCTGCGTGAACAGGTCGCGGCGGATATCGCCCGCCTGACTCTGCTGGCCGCCCCAGGCCGCGCCGCCGAGCACGACCTGCACGTCGCGCAGAGCGCCGCCGTGTGGCTCTCAGGAAATAGAAAATAAAAAACCCGCCTTCTTCGGCGGTGATAGGAAAAATATAGCGCGGTATGCAGGTTCGGTCAAGTCCTGCGCGCCGAACGAAAATTTGTCGTGCCAGACGTTCTTCTGTCATGAGCGGCGGCCGGAAACTATGCAGTCGGGTACGCCCGGACGGTGCTGATCTTCCCGCCGCAGCTGCCGCGCGTCGGACGGGGGGTGTCCGGTTGCCTGATCGTCAGGTGAGAGGGGCTCCCAGTGGTGGCTCGCACAGGGTTACCGAGCCTAAAACAAAAAAGCCGTCCTTCGCGGACGGTGATAAAGACAGAATACCCCGGTATGCAGGGCGTGTCAAGGCTCGTGCAGCGGCCTGAAAAAACTCGTGCCAGACGGATGATCTCCGGAGACATTCGCGGCGATATGCAGTGAAAAGAGCCGGAGCGCGTGGCCCCGGCCCTTCTCTGCCTGTCGCTGAGTGTCAGCGGGCGACTTCCACGGCGCGGCTCTCACGCACCACGGTCACCTGCACCTGCCCGGGGTACTCCATGTCCTGCTCGACCCGCCCGGCAATCTCGCGGGCCAGCAGGGTCGCCTGCGCATCCGTGACCTTCTCCGGCTGCACGATCACGCGCACCTCACGCCCGGCCTGGATGGCGTAGGCCTGCTGCACGCCGGGGAACGACACGGCGATCTGCTCCAGCTGCTCCAGGCGGCGCACGTACGATTCCAGTTCCTCGCGCCGGGCACCGGGCCGCGCGGCACTGATCGCGTCGGCAGCGGCGACGAGCACGGAGTACAGCGTCTCGCCGTTCTCCGGATCGTGGTGGTGCGCGATCGCGTCGATGACCTCTGCGGGCTCCCCGAAGCGCTTGGCGAGGTTGATGCCGATCTCGACGTGCGTTCCGTCGATCTCGCGGTCGATACTCTTGCCGACGTCATGCATCAGCCCCGCGCGGCGGGCCATCCCGGCGTCCAGCCCCAGCTCCCCGGCCATGATGCCGGTCAGGTGCGCCACCTGAATGGAGTGCTTCAGGACGTTCTGCCCGTAGCTGGTGCGGAAGTACATGCGGCCCAGCAGCTGCACGAGCCCCGGCTTGATGCCCACCACGCCTGCCTCGATGGCGGCTTCCTCACCCTGGGCGTGCATGAAGGCCTTCATCTCGTCCTGCGCCTTGTGCACCATCTCCTCGATGCGGGTCGGGTGGATGCGGCCGTCGGCGACCAGGGCGTCCAAGACGTGCTTGGCGACCTCGCGCCGCACGGGGTTGAAGCTGGAGAGGATCACCGCTTCGGGCGTGTCGTCGATGATCAGGTCCACGCCGGTCAGGGCCTCGAAGGCGCGGATGTTGCGGCCCTCGCGGCCGATCAGGCGGCCCTTCATGGCGTCGTTCGGGATGGGCACGACCGATACGCTCAGCGCGGCGCTCGTCTCGGAGGCGCTGCGCTGGATGGCCTGCGCGATCACGTGCCGCGCCGAACGTTTCGCGTCGGCGGTGGCGCGTTCCTGCATGGCCTTCACGCGGATGGCCTTCTCCTCTTCCAGTTCGGCGTCCAGGCGGCTGAGGATGTCCGCGCGGGCCGCCTCGGGGGACAGGCCCGCAATCTCGAACAACTTGAGGTCCGCCTGATGGAGTCGCGCGGCGATCTCCTGCTCCTGCGTGCTCAGATGCCGGGCGCGGTCCTCAAGGCGCTCTTCCAGCGAGTCGAGTTTCTCGCCGCGCGCGTCGAGCTGCTCGGCGCGGCGGTTGAGCCGCTCGATCTCGCGCTTGAGTTCCTCACGTTCCCGGCGGGTTTCCTGGCGGTCACTGCTCAGCGCCTCGCGTTCCCGGGCGGCGTCCTGCTTGGCCTGCGCGCGTTCCTGTTCCAGCCCGGCGCGCAGGGCGCTGATCTGGTCACGCTGGCCCTGCAACTGCGTGAGCTGCGTGTCGAACTGCGCGAGTTGCACGTTCAGCTGAGCTTCGCGGTCACTGGCTTCCTTGATTCTGCGGGTGGCGTCCTGCCTGTCCTGATCGGCCTCGGCCCGCGTGGTGCGGGCGTCGGCGTCGGCCTGCGCGCGGATGCGGTCCGCGTCGCGCTGGGCTTCCTGTTGCAGGCGGTCGTCGATCTCGGCGCGCTGCCGCGCCCCACGACTCTGCCCCGCCAGGAATCCCCCGACCAGTCCGAGCAGCAGCGCCACGATGATCCATGTGATCGTCACGGTGCGCTCCTTTGATGGTGTGTTGCATGGGGCACGCGCCTGCATGGCCACGCGCCCCGGGGTGAGAAACTGAAGGCGAACGCCACCCTGGTTGGTGTGGGGACGTTCGCCCCAAGTGTAGCGGGAAAGC encodes:
- the pyk gene encoding pyruvate kinase — its product is MKQIDRATKIVATVGPASRTPDVLGRMIDAGLNVVRMNFSHGDPEDHRQTVQMVRELAAQKGVTIGILQDLQGPKIRVARFKDGSVTLAPGDKFTITMDDVEGDETRVGTTYKDLVRDVHPGMALLLDDGNMALRVEGVRGNDVLTTVVIGGVLKNNKGINVPEADLSVPALSEKDVQDMEFGAELGVDWVALSFVRSRDDLLLARHYMSRFGSRAKLMAKIEKPQAVDRFEDILKEVDGIMVARGDLGVEMRPEQVPTIQKRIIRMCREAGKPVITATQMLESMISLPRPTRAEASDVANAIYDGTDAVMLSAESAAGMYPVESVAMMARIAREAEGSEHYKMLQRSLVIDTELAQDAIASAACSIGEKLDSPAIVTFTSTGGAAARIAKNRPPLAILALTPNEQTRNQLALSWGVVPVLSEDPRNTDDMVRIANDELRRSKLADVGDRYVITAGVPFGVRGTTNMLRVERLREDLLQP
- a CDS encoding pentapeptide repeat-containing protein, with the protein product MPSPSTDLGPSAAALAVEQERTEQEQERTQRQREKERTGRLKAVLDVVPILATLVTVLIALFSALQSQAQYRDTQAANRFQSAVEMLAGSDLTTRVGGIALLGQVAQSSPERREVATRLLAAYMRVNSPVTQAGRAQTVSEEPAAEETRAVFAALAYRGDVENIDMGRISARNLMLSHADFRGLVFSRSDLSGGLFEGSDFTRGVFRGATLKAVTFRNAKLTGADFTGADVTGSTFQQADLSGADFSSVTGLTSAMLVGATRDQKTTLPGGVTVPAAQTSAPPPAQP
- a CDS encoding YqhA family protein: MPKRPAPPLSRTRRVTLAGAFGFTRLIVELGVLSSFAFSLALFVAAIAQAYVTIRAALGDLGEAHTTKSLIVAAVEQADTLLVGVALLIISFGLQALFVGRVQNVPRWLHIDSFDDLKQKLIGIVIVALSVNFFSVALEWKGGSDILVYGAAIAAVILAVGAYSVILSRLGHRPDAPEDQHAEP
- a CDS encoding tRNA (adenine(22)-N(1))-methyltransferase TrmK, with product MPNLDARLQAALHLIQADMHADIGSDHAHLPIRLAQLGRITRGVIVEVNPGPLEHARVNVARAGLTDRLEVRAGNGLAPLAPGEVQSASMTGMGAQTMLGILTRTPGRVPDALVLQPNDSPEPLRRWAQERGYHVAAEVLAPGFWRYPVLRLERQSGPDPAYAGLPGNAALRYGPLLLRGGNELLREQVAADIARLTLLAAPGRAAEHDLHVAQSAAVWLSGNRK
- the tyrS gene encoding tyrosine--tRNA ligase, which produces MQEPAPIRWNLPVDDQIELLRRGVVDLVSEDDLRRKLDKGQPLRVKLGADPTRPDLHLGHAVILRKMRQFQDLGHKVIMLIGDFTAMIGDPSGKSKTRPPLTLEQTRENAKSYLEQCRLILRQEPEVLEVRFNGEWLEPMGYADVIRLASRYTVARIMERDDFKKRFEGGVPIAVHELLYPLTQGYDSVALEADVELGGTDQLFNNLVGRALQRDYGQESQVVMTLPLLVGLDGTEKMSKSLDNYIGLTDEPHEMFAKLMKVPDPLLDNYLTLLTDLPRPRIEELLAGHPVAAHRELAREVVAWFHPDADLDAAEARFRSVAKGGIPENLPAVTVAAAELANSADPERISLVKLVVLAGLEPSNGAARKLMQNRGLKLNGEVVTDAQASLTREQLSAEGGVVIQKGKDKFARLVLGS
- a CDS encoding MOSC domain-containing protein translates to MKTIQELRDTFPRPGAVEWLGLRPARRAPVQAVTVVEAHPLVGLIGDHGKLAPPRLTALTGEAGEAGRPANAPAVPGGPGRRQVTLIQAEHLPVIAALAGLDEVSPAQLRRNIAVRGIPLLALKDRRFQIGEVILEGTGECHPCSRMEETLGEGGYNAVRGHGGLTARVIRGGVIRLGDEVRPLPGAVT
- the rny gene encoding ribonuclease Y, producing MTITWIIVALLLGLVGGFLAGQSRGARQRAEIDDRLQQEAQRDADRIRAQADADARTTRAEADQDRQDATRRIKEASDREAQLNVQLAQFDTQLTQLQGQRDQISALRAGLEQERAQAKQDAAREREALSSDRQETRREREELKREIERLNRRAEQLDARGEKLDSLEERLEDRARHLSTQEQEIAARLHQADLKLFEIAGLSPEAARADILSRLDAELEEEKAIRVKAMQERATADAKRSARHVIAQAIQRSASETSAALSVSVVPIPNDAMKGRLIGREGRNIRAFEALTGVDLIIDDTPEAVILSSFNPVRREVAKHVLDALVADGRIHPTRIEEMVHKAQDEMKAFMHAQGEEAAIEAGVVGIKPGLVQLLGRMYFRTSYGQNVLKHSIQVAHLTGIMAGELGLDAGMARRAGLMHDVGKSIDREIDGTHVEIGINLAKRFGEPAEVIDAIAHHHDPENGETLYSVLVAAADAISAARPGARREELESYVRRLEQLEQIAVSFPGVQQAYAIQAGREVRVIVQPEKVTDAQATLLAREIAGRVEQDMEYPGQVQVTVVRESRAVEVAR
- the dnaN gene encoding DNA polymerase III subunit beta; translated protein: MNVHVTKKILSEGLGLLERVIPSRSSNPLLTALKVEASEAGLTLSGTNLEIDLSCFVPAEVKDPRNFVVPAHLFAQIVRNLGGELVELELSGSELSVRAGGSDFKLQTGDIDAYPPLSFPAQADVSLDATELARALSSVRYAASNEAFQAVFRGIKLEHRPEGARVVASDGYRVAIRDFPASGDGRNLIIPARSVDELIRVLKDGEARFTYGDGQLSVTTDRVHMNLKLLDGDFPDYERVIPKEIRLQVTLPATALKEAVNRVAVLADKNANNRVEFLVSEGKLRLAAEGDYGRAQDTLDVVQGGSEPAMSLAFNARHVLDALGPIDGDAELLFSGSTSPAIFRAAGGGGYMAVMVTLRV